One region of Zingiber officinale cultivar Zhangliang chromosome 7B, Zo_v1.1, whole genome shotgun sequence genomic DNA includes:
- the LOC122006042 gene encoding scarecrow-like protein 9 gives MNQFQYDEFFIHPSDLEDTRRGIFPIASVSVSDDVATSSVKDIQDGHLHYQMGNHFLDENDSPSTSSMSASSEIEVPELSSDTVFSYISQMLLEENMDDKFDVYPEDPALLAAEKPFFDILGESFLPLQDKNSSPDGGANDGVLAGDSWPYDPFEYHQLQTDPVPVDYSALSPFSSAIEDSAFSVDDLLAQSAPAWQFQQGLEEARSFLPSDEKLVIDLEANRLRFPTEPVHASRGRKIQHDDDDLELQEGRSNKQPAFSNAGPVSSKFFDDFLLYGWDNKGERKSDPKQSESENEEANRSSNASGQAKASTGATGKGRGRKQPKEEVIDLRALLIHCAQSVAIDDRRSANDLLKQIRQHASPTGDANQRLAARFADGLEARLSGTGSQVYRSIVARGISTVDMLKAYRCYMSACPIKKISYFFANRTIMNVAKDAARLHIIDFGIYHGFQWPYFIRRLADRPGGPPRLRLTGIDVPRPGFRPTERVDETGQRLADYARRFGVPFEFQAIATKWETIRIDDLNIADDEMLVVNSLFQFNNLMDETVLEESPRDAVLRTIRDLNPSVYICAIVNGSYNSPFFVTRFREVLFHYSSLFDMIEANVPREDEARLLIENNIFGRDALNIIACEGAERVERPETYKQWQVRNLRAGLKQLPLAPDVIKTARETLKEYHKDFVIDVDGQWLLQGWKGRITYALSSWKSNNTAR, from the coding sequence ATGAATCAGTTTCAGTATGATGAGTTTTTCATTCATCCGAGCGATTTGGAAGATACGAGGAGAGGAATTTTTCCAATCGCGTCGGTTTCTGTTTCCGACGATGTAGCTACTTCATCGGTTAAAGACATCCAGGACGGGCATCTCCATTACCAGATGGGAAATCACTTCTTGGATGAGAACGATTCGCCGAGCACTTCCTCTATGAGCGCGAGCAGCGAGATTGAAGTTCCGGAGTTGTCGTCCGACACGGTGTTCAGTTACATCAGTCAGATGCTGCTGGAGGAGAACATGGACGATAAGTTCGATGTGTATCCGGAAGATCCAGCTCTTCTGGCCGCTGAGAAACCCTTCTTCGACATCCTCGGCGAGAGCTTCCTGCCTTTGCAAGATAAGAACTCCAGCCCTGATGGTGGTGCCAACGACGGCGTTCTTGCCGGCGATAGCTGGCCTTATGATCCTTTCGAGTATCATCAGCTGCAGACGGATCCTGTTCCTGTTGATTACTCTGCTCTGTCTCCATTTTCCTCGGCGATAGAGGACTCGGCGTTCTCGGTGGATGATCTCCTCGCTCAGAGCGCTCCTGCTTGGCAGTTCCAGCAGGGCCTTGAAGAAGCTCGCAGCTTCCTTCCCAGTGATGAAAAGTTGGTGATCGATTTGGAGGCCAACAGGCTTCGGTTCCCTACAGAACCAGTTCATGCGTCTCGGGGGCGAAAGATTCAGCACGATGACGACGATTTGGAATTGCAGGAGGGGAGAAGCAACAAGCAGCCAGCTTTCTCCAATGCCGGACCTGTCAGTTCAAAGTTCTTCGACGACTTTCTGCTCTACGGCTGGGACAACAAGGGCGAAAGGAAGAGCGATCCGAAGCAATCTGAATCGGAGAACGAGGAAGCGAACAGAAGTTCTAATGCCAGCGGTCAAGCCAAAGCGTCAACCGGTGCCACCGGAAAAGGCCGAGGGAGGAAGCAACCCAAAGAGGAGGTGATCGATCTCAGGGCACTTCTCATTCATTGCGCGCAGTCCGTGGCCATAGACGACCGGCGCAGCGCTAACGATCTTCTGAAGCAGATCAGACAGCACGCCTCCCCCACCGGCGACGCAAACCAGAGGCTGGCGGCTCGCTTCGCTGACGGCCTCGAGGCGCGACTGTCCGGCACGGGGAGCCAGGTCTACCGTTCCATCGTGGCCAGAGGAATCTCCACCGTCGACATGCTGAAAGCTTACCGGTGTTACATGTCCGCATGCCCTATCAAGAAGATCAGTTACTTCTTCGCCAATCGAACAATTATGAACGTCGCCAAGGACGCCGCCAGGCTGCATATAATCGACTTCGGCATCTACCACGGATTCCAATGGCCGTACTTCATTCGCCGTCTCGCCGACCGGCCAGGCGGCCCTCCGAGGCTCCGGCTGACCGGCATCGACGTCCCAAGGCCTGGCTTCCGGCCAACCGAGCGCGTGGACGAAACAGGACAGCGCTTAGCTGACTACGCTCGCAGGTTCGGCGTTCCGTTTGAGTTCCAAGCGATCGCGACCAAGTGGGAGACCATCCGGATCGACGACCTCAACATCGCCGACGACGAGATGCTCGTCGTCAACAGTCTGTTCCAGTTCAACAACTTGATGGACGAGACGGTGCTTGAGGAGAGCCCGCGAGACGCGGTGCTGAGGACCATACGAGACCTCAACCCGTCCGTCTACATCTGCGCGATTGTGAACGGCTCGTACAATTCGCCGTTCTTCGTCACTCGGTTCCGGGAGGTCCTGTTCCACTACTCCTCCCTGTTCGACATGATCGAGGCGAACGTCCCGCGCGAGGACGAGGCCAGGCTGCTGATAGAGAACAACATCTTCGGCCGGGACGCGCTCAACATCATCGCCTGCGAGGGGGCGGAGCGTGTCGAGCGGCCGGAGACGTACAAGCAGTGGCAGGTGAGGAATCTCCGCGCCGGCCTTAAGCAACTGCCGCTCGCGCCGGACGTGATAAAGACGGCGAGGGAAACGCTGAAGGAGTACCACAAGGACTTCGTGATCGATGTGGACGGGCAATGGCTGCTGCAAGGGTGGAAGGGAAGGATCACCTATGCCCTCTCCTCGTGGAAATCCAACAACACCGCGCGCTAA